In Euwallacea similis isolate ESF13 chromosome 5, ESF131.1, whole genome shotgun sequence, a single window of DNA contains:
- the LOC136409157 gene encoding uncharacterized protein yields MLDLRVVLALLFCVVVCTGKDRQEVAAEPANAKTIVEDDSDMYMEHIEDDHQPASSNYQAGEWFPSFGRAYEPYDHPPSGHSRPAFYNTYQQQEGAYSQRNEPFQQDLSFNQAKTYPYKKQVQVQAQTQQNPKDEAAALLGDGNFGIIRGGTFYPEKDGYETEGGGYDDFSSYFHNGHGRPSYSFRSNPKPVKQQQFENFRDFADINSNAPVERQYSQYVVVYTNKNGTRIQTNEPKGSPENQAKAVQIDVKRPKNILESLALLDQGDNKKGDHEEVVYLTRTMMLPSYNQGDLIEIPPEKKQSKSKRKLAELLPEKKHEARLVQKARDMSEPLLALS; encoded by the exons AACCAGCAAATGCGAAAACGATTGTTGAAGATGACTCCGACATGTACATGGAGCATATTGAAGACGACCATCAGCCGGCTTCGAGTAATTACCAGGCCGGAGAATG GTTCCCCTCATTTGGTAGGGCATATGAGCCCTACGATCATCCTCCTTCAGGACACTCAAGACCTGCATTTTACAACACTTACCAGCAACAAGAAGGAGCTTATAGCCAGCGAAACGAGCCATTCCAGCAAGACCTTTCCTTTAATCAAGCAAAAACTTACCCCTACAAGAAGCAAGTGCAAGTGCAAGCACAAACTCAACAAAACCCCAAAGATGAGGCAGCTGCTCTCTTAG GAGATGGAAATTTTGGTATAATCCGAGGAGGAACATTCTACCCCGAGAAAGACGGATATGAAACTGAGGGAGGGGGCTATgatgatttttcttcttatttccACAACGGCCACGGACGTCCCTCTTATTCCTTCAGATCTAACCCCAAACCAG TCAAGCAACAGCAGTTCGAAAACTTCAGAGATTTCGCAGACATCAACAGCAACGCTCCTGTAGAACGTCAATACTCTCAATACGTCGTAGTATATACCAACAAGAATGGGACTAGAATCCAGACAAATGAACCTAAAGGAAGTCCTGAAAACCAGGCTAAAGCTGTGCAAATAGATGTAAAGAGACCCAAAAACATATTGGAAAGTTTGGCATTGCTAGACCAAGGTGACAACAAGAAGGGAGACCACGAGGAGGTAGTTTACCTCACAAGAACCATGATGCTTCCCTCTTACAATCAAGGGGATCTCATAGAAATCCCTCCCGAGAAGAAACAGTCGAAATCCAAGAGGAAGTTGGCCGAGCTTCTTCCAGAGAAGAAGCATGAGGCCAGACTGGTCCAGAAGGCCAGAGACATGAGTGAGCCTCTATTAGCTCTGAGTTGA